The following coding sequences lie in one Psychrobacter arenosus genomic window:
- a CDS encoding DJ-1/PfpI family protein yields the protein MLKKILGIAPKPTSEGGYQPSRVALKLATQAKTDYDHTQFTTFYQGDKRVLMLCTEEQYMTMKNGKKFSTGNHPVEMLVPMLHLQQAGFDVDIATPTGKPVQIETWAMPEKDPAVKAIFSDYQYQFENPMSLHEFVQNDMDSSEDYLAVFIPGGHGAMLGLPTNEDVQQIIEWVNKNDLFMLSICHGPAVLLAADKTGRKKDFIYRGYKMATFPDSVDSKTPMIGYMPGKVPWKFNKRLKSLGVTLVNKNADDTCQVDRKLITAASPKAANDFGKLITNTLLKNC from the coding sequence ATGTTAAAAAAAATATTAGGTATTGCTCCTAAACCCACTAGCGAAGGCGGCTATCAACCGTCTCGTGTGGCTTTGAAGTTGGCTACACAAGCGAAGACCGACTATGACCATACTCAGTTCACCACTTTCTATCAGGGCGATAAACGAGTCTTGATGCTCTGTACCGAAGAGCAGTATATGACAATGAAAAATGGTAAGAAATTCTCTACCGGTAACCACCCTGTCGAGATGCTGGTACCGATGCTACATTTGCAGCAAGCGGGCTTCGACGTCGATATTGCCACGCCTACTGGCAAACCTGTACAAATCGAAACTTGGGCAATGCCAGAAAAAGACCCAGCAGTTAAAGCCATCTTCAGCGACTATCAATATCAGTTTGAAAACCCCATGAGCCTGCACGAGTTTGTGCAAAATGATATGGACAGCTCCGAGGATTATTTAGCCGTCTTTATTCCTGGCGGCCATGGCGCGATGTTAGGTCTACCGACCAATGAAGATGTGCAGCAGATTATCGAATGGGTCAATAAAAATGATTTGTTTATGCTGTCTATTTGCCATGGTCCAGCGGTATTATTGGCTGCTGACAAAACGGGTCGCAAAAAAGACTTTATCTATAGAGGCTATAAGATGGCCACCTTCCCAGATTCTGTGGACAGCAAAACGCCCATGATTGGCTATATGCCCGGTAAAGTTCCTTGGAAATTTAACAAACGTTTGAAAAGCTTGGGGGTAACTTTGGTGAATAAAAATGCCGATGATACCTGCCAAGTAGACCGCAAACTGATTACTGCTGCCAGTCCTAAAGCCGCCAATGACTTTGGTAAATTGATTACCAATACGCTGCTGAAGAATTGCTAA